tatgtatataaagttAGAACTATGGTGGTGTTGGCAGTTTGTTTGCGTTTTGTTGCTGCTTCTGCTGCTTCGAGACCTGTGAGTGCTGCCTCGAGTGCCTCTGCTGCTGCTTCTGATGGATCAAGGCCGCAGGAAGAAGAAGAGCAGCACCGTGTGAGTGCAGGTGTTCGAAGCGTGTCGTGGCTTCCTGTGATCAATAAGGCACGGTGTGCCGTTTGATATGCTGCTTGTGAGAACTCTGCTCGAGTTCCTCGTGTATATGTTTGTACTGTGATCTATGCACTCCAGTGGGTGGTGTTGGATTTGTTTATTAGCACTACGAAGCCTCCGTATCTTTCTACCGTCTCATGTGATTGCTTGAGAACTACGCTTCAGTTCCTCGTTAATATATTATGTTGGATTTGTTTGTCAGCGTTCATCCCTTTCTCCATCAGTTTTGCTCAGTAGTTCATCAGATACTGCGTACACAAATTGGAGAAGGAAGGTAAACATCGCAGCATGGAAATCTTTGCAGAAGGTACAGAGTGCAGTATTCGTCAAGGAGGAGGAAACAGCAGTCCATCGAAAGGAGTTCAGCTCCCTGTCACTGCTCTTCGACGATGATGATGTTCATCTATTTGTTCTGCCTTCGACTCCCACGATGATGATCCTCATTGCCCACAGAACATGTCAGCTAGCAAAGATCACAAAGATACCAACATCTCTTGTCAAAAGATTatgtaaagaaaaaatatttttattaaatcgaTGATCATAAGAACAATAATACTATACGAGCTTTCTGTTGGGTGATGGCAGATATTGCAGTGTGCGCTGTGAGATTGCACAGTGAGCGTGCGGCGACGTgcagaggaaagagagagagaaagattaggtttatgAGTTTTCCGCTtcccgatcggtggccaaacgttgtcagtttcgacccaaattttatgtgaagaatccttgcagcaaactctacaatcctaacggttttgatctgcagtttaccctctctaaggtactttcatgCGATATTCATttttgtgagatctagaattctaTCAAAGATCCATCCTAACGAAGAtactcttgatgttattctgatcctcataagacctattgtaaacctgttatcattattattgatagtggaagtttgagatggactacagtcccgtgatttttcccacgttggattttccacgttaaaaagatttgatctcattgtgtgattgatttttgctttattgtttatgttgtgctggttaatattttcatttggatattaagttagtattttgacgagaaacctattttaatacacaaagagagggaaagaattattccgctttaacatgttTCTTCACACCACTTTCAAAGTCTAAAATGAATTAACTTAGACTATCCATTTGGTTTTGTATGTCAATATAGTCTTTTGTTAGAATCTAAGTAAAATATAAATGTTTTCAGCTTTAGAAGTATTTTGGGCAATTTCAGTGCGAAAGTGCCATTTTCGTTTTTTCTAGATAGTGACCTCTAATTtcatatagtatttttaatatttataatcttGTTTGCCTATTTTCCCTTCTCTTTTTTATCATCGCCTTTATGTCATTGGTACCGTCACCCTTTGCCTCTATCCCTGCTTAGCTTCGTGGGATGGAAGCAATGCCTCCATCAAGAGGCCACGTGGTCCCTTTGTCATCACGCTCGTTGCCTTTGACCCTTACTTGCCCGTCGCAACCACAACATCTATCGTAGTTCCCATCATCTTTGCCTCTTGCTTATCACCACAAGGTCTCGTCTTCCTCGCCTCATTGTGCATATCACTTCAACTTGTTTTGGTCATTCCCCACTCATTGCACTACTTTTATTCTGCTATGTGTGGCATAGGTGGAGGCCTAGCAATTGAGGTAGTGGAATAGAGGCCTTACAGAGGAGGTGTTATTTCCGTcccattgagtagatagagaaagggCAGAGGCGATAATGATgacaaacaagaagaaagaagatataTTTAAGATTATAGAAATTAGATGTACTATataggaaaaataaaatttgaggatgctatatgaaaaaaatgaaaaatgaaggtttttttttgaagaaaaatCATCCAAAGATTTCTGtcaattttaaatttcaaattcttCACATATTTTTTTCTTCTGAAAACAAACAGTCAAAAGACATGTTAAAACCAGTCCATTTCACCAAGTTGAATAGACAACCAAATTGATCAGTGAATCCGATTTGACAACATAGGTAAAGTCTCAATTATCGGATCTCATTAAGCAATTAGTAGAGCACGACTCGTCGATCCATTCTGTAAAGATCCGAGACCCAACTCGATACCCGATTTGTACCCGTAGTTTCCTTTCTCGGGTTCGTATTTGGATCCGAAAATTCTGACATCGGAGTCCATTTATCTTAAAGCGTACCGCTGAGTGCAACCAAAACAGCAGATTCCAATATAGCACACACACGACTCCCTCCTACCCATCTCTTCCTTATCACCAGCACGAGAAAAGGAGGGGGGAGTGAGGACGTCTTCaacttttccttctcttcttttatcACATTCACGAGAGAAGATGGTAGCGATTCTCCAtcacgagatatatatatatatattataatctaaAGGGGTCCTTACAAATCGATCCATCATAGAGTCAGTCCAGGAAGGAAGTATCTCAACCTGACTTAACCTCTTCTTTATCACGAGCACGAGAAATGAGGGAAAGAGGAGATGAGGGTTGAAGCAAATAGCTCCATTAGTCCTTATCCTTACAAGACTCACTGCTATAAATAGCTCCATGCAGCTCTCAGTTCCCATCCCACCTCAGGCAGAGTCCTGCGTAGCAGTGGCTGTCCGTTTCCTCAAGTAAGAatatgaattttatttattttttattttttaatgagcttcttaattcataataagaagaaagaggagaacgaTGATGGAGTGTAGAGATCGAGGGAAGTCGGGCAGAATAAACTCTCTAACCCGACCCGTTAAGTTAAAATGGATTTATGATTTACTATCAAAGACTTTTCCTGCAGTTGCTGTTGTAATTATGTTTCACTTATTCTTGCGTTATTAATGCATGATGCAATGAATTCCATGCAGATAAGGTAATTTGCACGTGGAATCATCGGAAGCTTCCTTCTCCACCGTTGCAATGGAGCACCGCGGGCCACTCGTCCTCAAGTGCTGCGTTCTCTTCCTGTTGTTGAACGGTTTGGCATTTCGTGTGAGCCAAGGCCAGCTTCTTCCCGTCGTCGATGACCGAGGAGACAGCACGACGTCGTACCGCCTCAGGACTTACATCGTCCATGTCAAGAGGCCCGAAGGCGCACGTCTGCTCACCAGGCATGAGCTTAAGCAGTGGCACGAGTCCTTCCTTCCCAACACCACTCTCGACTCCGGGAAGCGCCGGCTCATCTACTCGTACCGCGAGGTCATCAGTGGGTTCGCCGCGAAGCTGACGCCCGAGGAAGCGACGGCCATGAGATCCATGGAGGGGTTCGTGTATGCACGACTGGAGGTGACGCATCGGATCGCGACGACCCACACACCGCAGTTCCTGGGGCTGAGCCAGACGGGGAGGGCTTGGGACTCCGGGAACGAGGGCAAAGGCGTCGTCATTGGGGTGCTAGACAGCGGGATCTGGCCCCATCCCTCCTTTGGCGACGACGGAATGCCGGCTCCGCCGCAGAAGTTCAAAGGGTCTTGCATCCCTTTGAGTGGTGTTACCTGCAACAACAAGATCGTCGGGGCCAGGGGTTTTCTTGAAGGTGAAGAGGTCATCGCCATCGATCACCATGGCCATGGGACGCATGTGGCTGGCATTGCAGCTGCCAACTTCGTCGAAGGTGCTGAGGTCCTTGGCATGGCGGCCGGCAAGGCCTCCGGGATCGCACCCAAAGCTCACCTCTCCATCTACAAGGTGTGCTTTGATGACGTGGAATGCCCCGACTCTGGCATTTTAGCTGCCATCGATCAAGCTATCGAGGACAGGGTCGACATACTGTCAATGTCTTTGGGAACTACTGCCGCGACGAGCTACTATTTCGAAGATGCCGTTCAACTCGGCTCGCTCACAGCACTGCGTCACGGTATCGTCCCCGTCACCACCGCCGGCAACGGAGGCCCCATGTTCAACACAGTGCACCATGACGCGCCGTGGGTCTTGACCGTCGGCGCCACCTCTACCGACCGGAGAATAAGAGCCAAGGTGAAGCTTGGAAACGGGGAGGAGTTCGCCGGCGAGTCTGCTTACCAACCTGACTCCTTCGATTCATCCATCATGCGCACCATCGTGTACCCTGGCGAGGATCACTGCTCCGCCGAATCACTTAAGACCATCGACGTGCGTGACAGGATCGTTCTTTGTTCTGCTGGTCAAACAGAGGAGGTCGACAAGGGCAAGGCGGTCTCTGAAGCGGGAGGCGccgccatgatcatcatgaaccgaAAAAAGGATGGTTACACTACCAGTGCCGAGGCTCACGTCCTCCCAGTATCTCATCTGAGCTACGAGGACGGATCGAAAGTCCTTGCATACTTCAAATCACAGAAAAGCTCGAGCACAGCAACGATCATCTTCGGTGGCACGGTTTTCGAGCAGCGGCCATCTCCGACCGTAGCTTCGTTTTCTTCCAGGGGACCGAACAATGGCAACATTCTCAAGCCGGACGTCCTAGCGCCTGGCGTGAACATATTAGCGGCATGGCCATTCATGGTCGGACCTAATGCTAGCGCAACCCCGTCGAACCCCACGTTCAACATGATAAGTGGCACCTCCATGGCAGCTCCTCACGTCGCTGGCATCGTGGCGCTGATCAAGAACAGCCACCCAAACTGGAGTCCTTCCGCGATCCATTCAGCCATCATAACGTCCGCCAAGGACACAGACTCCGACGGCAACTACATCATCGACGAGCACACCAACGAAGCCGCCAACGTCTTCGCCGTCGGCGCCGGGCAGGTTAATCCATCGGGAGCTCTGGATCCAGGCCTGGTTTACGAGATCGATCCGGCTATCTACCCCAAATACCTCTGTTCCTTAGGGTACACCACCGAGATGGTCGAGCTAATGTGGCACGAGAGCGGAGTCCAGTGCGAAGCGGAGAAGCATATCAATCCATGGGACTTGAATTACCCTTCCATCTCGGTGGTTCTTTCTCCCGACGAGGTGATCAAAGTTTCTCGGACCGTGAAGCACGTCGATGGATCGGCGGAGACCTACCGTGCTAGAGTTACCGCGCCGCCAGGGATGGCAGTGGAGCTCTCGAAACAGGAGCTTCAATTCTCTGGGCCCGACAAAGAAGACACCTTCGACATCGACATCAGCATCGAGTCTTTAGACAAGACCAGCAGACCCTACGGAAGAGGCAAAATTGAGTGGGATTCTGGTACGCATGTCGTGACGACCCCCATCGCCGTCGAAATTGGTTTCTGAGCCACTTGCCCGAGTGCCAGATCGACGTCGATGGAGAGAAGAcactttcatcatcatcatcatcatcatcatcaacatcatcatcatatatatatatatatatataacgttgtactatctaattagataaaagcCCTATGTAATtacagaaaaagaaataaaatgttgGTCATTATATAACGAGCAACAATAAATTTCTAAGTGATTGACTCAAAATCATCCCTTACGAATTGGGTCAACTGTTGGATTCAACTCAATGGCAATTGTATGAAGACGTCCAGCTGCATCTAAATGTGGAATACGGGTTACCTGACTCCTGATTGGAGCTTACAGAGGGGCCCGTTGCGCTGTAGCCACAAAGAAGTTAGAAAAAAACGCGTAGGTCAGTGGTGAAGTACGAGTTAGGATTGGGACTGAGATCAGTGGCCATGTTTGACCTGCGATGTGATCCAACGGTTCCCTATTTTTCCATTCTTTTGGGTTTATGTTATggaaatcataaagataaaatcacaataattataatataaaacCTCAAAAATAAGATATACAAAATTGctctaatttttaaatattttaagagtTTTGGAATATTGAGGGATACTATACAAACTCTATTCAATATTTTTAGAGAAATAATATGGAGCTATTTATTCTTTTGAGAAATATATACgaatgtatttatatttattactgAGGATAGTGATCCAACGGTGGCTAAGGATGAATCGATGAAAGCTGCACCGTCGAATCGGATGGATGGAGACGGGCCACGTGGTCGGATTCCTGCAATGGTTGGGAGAAGAGAAGACGGGAGGTGAGGGCGATGGCCGGAGCAACGGCAGCCATCGAAGCTGGAGATCAGAAAGGTTAATAACAGTGTGAGCTGCGTACCCGTCCTTCACCGATTACCCCTCGCCGCGTACCTCGGAATCCTATCCGTTTCCACCACCCGGTGCAATAGCAATGCCTTTTTCTTCTCGTTTTCTtcccctttcttctccctctatatCTCTCCACCTCCTGCTTTCCAGTTCTCGTACCGAACGCATCCCCGGCCAGTTGTCCTGCGACCAAAGGAAGCGTCGACGGCATCTGCAGCGAAGCTTCTGCTTTTAGGTTTACGTTGCTAAAGGTATGCTAACATGGACGCATGCATGCATCAGACGCAAAGGAACGACAACAAAGCGTTTCTAAGCAACTCCTTTCACGAGCATAAAAAAGAAAAGGCCATTCGTCTCATTCTCTTTCTACCTTAACTCCACGCCAatgttgcatgcatgcatgcataaaaaagaaaagaccaTAAATCCAAACCTCATTCGTCTCCTTCGCTTCCTACCTTAACTCCACGTCAATGCTTCATGCATGCATGAGTTAAGGTAGGAAGCGAAGGAGACGAATGAGGTTTTGCTTTATGACCTTTTCTTTTTTATGCTTGTGAAAGGAGTTGCTTAGAAACGCTTTGTTGTCGTTCATTTGCGTCTCTGTGCACGCATGCGGCATTTGCGTGGAGTTAAGGTAGGAAGTGAAGGAGACGACTGATGTTTTTACTATAtggcctttttcttttttctgcttGTGGAAGGAGTCACATAGAAACGTTTTGTCTTCTTTCCTTTCCGTCCATGAACTTGAGAATCTACTTGAGAGTCGATCGAAGATTAGATTGAGAAGGAGAATATGGTAAAATACATTAGCATTGGCTTGTATCAAATGAGACCCATGATTCATCAAGGATCATCCGAAAAAGTACAATAACCAAAATCATGACATGATTGTGTGAAGAGCAGTGTCGATTCTCCACGTGAATATCGACAATGAACTGATGTGCTTCTTCTGTTGCAACCGAGAACTGCTCTCTGATTGTGATGAGACGCATGGTTTACAGAGAAGACATGGCTATGGGTGTTCAGTAAGTGCATGCA
The DNA window shown above is from Musa acuminata AAA Group cultivar baxijiao chromosome BXJ2-4, Cavendish_Baxijiao_AAA, whole genome shotgun sequence and carries:
- the LOC103983331 gene encoding subtilisin-like protease produces the protein MEHRGPLVLKCCVLFLLLNGLAFRVSQGQLLPVVDDRGDSTTSYRLRTYIVHVKRPEGARLLTRHELKQWHESFLPNTTLDSGKRRLIYSYREVISGFAAKLTPEEATAMRSMEGFVYARLEVTHRIATTHTPQFLGLSQTGRAWDSGNEGKGVVIGVLDSGIWPHPSFGDDGMPAPPQKFKGSCIPLSGVTCNNKIVGARGFLEGEEVIAIDHHGHGTHVAGIAAANFVEGAEVLGMAAGKASGIAPKAHLSIYKVCFDDVECPDSGILAAIDQAIEDRVDILSMSLGTTAATSYYFEDAVQLGSLTALRHGIVPVTTAGNGGPMFNTVHHDAPWVLTVGATSTDRRIRAKVKLGNGEEFAGESAYQPDSFDSSIMRTIVYPGEDHCSAESLKTIDVRDRIVLCSAGQTEEVDKGKAVSEAGGAAMIIMNRKKDGYTTSAEAHVLPVSHLSYEDGSKVLAYFKSQKSSSTATIIFGGTVFEQRPSPTVASFSSRGPNNGNILKPDVLAPGVNILAAWPFMVGPNASATPSNPTFNMISGTSMAAPHVAGIVALIKNSHPNWSPSAIHSAIITSAKDTDSDGNYIIDEHTNEAANVFAVGAGQVNPSGALDPGLVYEIDPAIYPKYLCSLGYTTEMVELMWHESGVQCEAEKHINPWDLNYPSISVVLSPDEVIKVSRTVKHVDGSAETYRARVTAPPGMAVELSKQELQFSGPDKEDTFDIDISIESLDKTSRPYGRGKIEWDSGTHVVTTPIAVEIGF